The genomic DNA CGGCACTTTCTGGGCCAGCGTCAGCGCCACGTCGCCGGTGCCCGGCGGCATGTCGACGATCAGGTAGTCCAGGTCGCGCCAGTTGGTCTGGCGCAGCAGTTGTTCGAGCGCCTGCGTGACCATCGGGCCGCGCCAGATCGCGGGCGAATCGGCGTCGATCAGGAAGCCGATGGAGTTGGCCTGCAGGCCATGGCCGGTCAGGGGCTCCATGCTCTTGTTGTCCAGGCTCTCGGGACGGCCCGAGACGCCCAGCATGGTCGGCACGCTGGGACCGTAGATGTCGGCGTCCAGCAGGCCGACCTTGGCGCCCTCGGCGGCCAGCGCCAGCGCCAGGTTCACGGCCGTGGTGCTCTTGCCCACGCCGCCCTTGCCGGAGGCGACTGCAATAATGTTGCGTACATTGGGCAGCGGCTTGAGCCCCTTCTGCACCGCGTGCGCGGCCACTTTCCAGGAAACGTTCACCTGCGCGCCAGGCGCGCCGGCGCCGGCCAGCGCGGCCACGGCGATCTCGCGCACCTGGTCGCGCACGGCGTCGGCGGGATAGCCGAGTTCCAGCGCCACGGTGACGCGGCCGCCGTCGATTTGAATGTCACGATCTTTTACAGAAACGCCCAGGTCCAGGCCGGTGTTGGGGTCTTGCGCGCCGCGCAGCGCGGCGCGGATGTGTTCTATCGTTATACTCATGTCACTATGGTTCCGTAGGCAGCGCGGCGTCTGCGGGCCGCCATCCCCTAAAGGATAGCGGATACACGGGAACCTTTCGCTGCGTTTTGCATCCGACCTACATGACCAATACTCTTATCCGCTTCTTTCGTGCCGTGTTGTTCGCCGCCCTGGCCTTGATCGGCATGGCGATGGCGCTGGTCTTCATGCTGTCCACGGCGATCGCCGTGGCGATCCTGTACGTGGTCGCCAAGGTGCGCGGCAAGCCTTTCGGCGTGCGCGCCTACTGGAGCCAGCGCCAGGGCGCCCGTCCCAGCCCCTTCCAGTCCGCCAACGCCCCGTTCGCCACGCAGCCGCGCGGCGACGTGATCGACGTCGAGGCCCGCGAGGTCCGCTGAACACGGCAACACCGACGCCCGCCGCGCCCTGCGGCGGCCGTGCTGCGGCCGGCCCGCCGGCCTAGCGCTATCCAACCCGCCAGACGCGCCCCGCGCGACCGGCGGGTTGCGTCGTTTCAGGGGGCCGTCCCCGACCACGCCGGGCGCATGCCCGCCATTGCCCTAAAATGGCCGGCCAACCCATTTTTCCCTTCAACCTCGACCGACAACCATGTCTCGCACTCTCTTTGTCACCACTGCGCTGCCCTACGCCAACGGATCCTTCCACATCGGCCACATCATGGAGTACATCCAGGCCGACATCTGGGTTCGTTCGATGCGAATGGCGGGCCACACGGTGCACTTCGTGGGTGCCGACGACGCGCACGGCGCGCCGATCATGCTCAAGGCCGAGAAAGAAGGCATCACGCCGCAGGCGCTGGTGGCCCGCTACGCCGCCGAGCGTCCGCAGTACCTGAACGGCTTCCACATCCGTTTCGACCACTGGCACACCACCGACTCGCCCGAGAACGTGGCGCTGTCGCAGGACATCTATCGCGCGCTCAAGGCGCAGGACCTGATCGAGACCCGCTCCATCGAGCAGTTCTACGACCCGGTCAAGGGCATGTTCCTGGCCGACCGCTACATCAAGGGCGAATGCCCCAAGTGCCACGCCAAGGACCAGTACGGCGATTCCTGCGAAGTCTGCGGCGCGGTCTACGCCCCGACCGACCTGATCAACCCGTATTCGGCCCTGACCGGCGCCACGCCGGTGCTGAAATCGTCGGATCACTTCTTCTTCAAGCTGTCGGATCCGCGCTGCGTCGAATTCCTGCAGCAATGGACCACCGGCAGCAACGCCAATGGCGGCAAGCACCTGCAGCCTGAAATGCTGGCCAAGACCCGCGAGTGGCTGGGCGCCGAGGACGGCGAGGCCAAGCTCGGCGACTGGGACATCTCGCGCGACGCGCCCTACTTCGGCATCGAGATCCCGGACGCGCCGGGCAAGTACTTCTACGTCTGGCTGGACGCGCCGGTGGGCTACCTGGCCTCGCTGAAGTCGTACTGCGCGGTCAAGGGCCTGGACTTCGACGCCCTGCTCGACCCGGCCGGCAGCACCGAGCAGGTCCACTTCATCGGCAAGGACATCGTCTACTTCCACGCGCTGTTCTGGCCCGCGATGCTGAAATTCGCCGGCCGCAAGACGCCGGACGCGGTCAACGTGCACGGCTTCATCACCGTCAGCGGCGAAAAGATGTCCAAGAGCCGCGGCACCGGCATCTCGCCGCTGCGCTACCTGGAACTCGGCATGAACGCCGAATGGATGCGCTACTACATCGCCGCCAAGCTGAACGCCCGGGTCGAGGACATGGACTTCAACCCCGAGGACTTCATCGCCCGCGTCAACAGCGACCTGGTCGGCAAGTACGTCAACATCGCCAGCCGCGCCGCCAGCTTCATCACCAAGCACTTCGACGGCGCCCTGGCCTATTCGGGCGACACCGCCGCGCTGGCGGCCGAATACGCCGCGCAGGCCGAATCGATCCGCGCCGCCTTCGAGGCGCGCGAGTACAACCGCGCCATCCGCGAGATCATGGCCTACGCCGACCGCATCAACCAGGCGTTCGACACGGCCCAGCCGTGGGTGCTGGCCAAGGGCATCGCCACCGCCGACGAGGCGCAAAAGGCCGCGCTGCAGGACATCTGCTCGCGTTCGCTGGCCGGCTTCAAGGCCCTGTCGGTGATGCTGGCGCCGGTGCTGCCGGCCCTGGCCGAACGCGTCGCCCGCGAGCTGTTCGCCGCCGACGCCGACTTCACCTGGGCCGACGCCGCGGTGCTGCCGCAGCGCGTGGCTCCGTTCAAGCACCTGATGCAGCGCGTCGAGCCGCAGATGCTGGAAGACCTGTTCGAGCCGCCCGCCGCCCCCGCCGTGATCCCCGGCGGCGAGCCGCTGGCCGAGACCATCTCGATCGACGACTTCGCCCGCGTCGACCTGCGCATCGCGCAGATCGTCAACTGCGAGCACGTCGAAGGCTCGACCAAGCTGCTGCGCCTGACGCTGGACGTGGGCGAAGGCCGCCACCGCAACGTCTTCTCCGGCATCAAGTCGGCCTACCAGCCCGAAGACCTGATCGGCAAGCTGACCGTCATGGTCGCCAACCTGGCGCCGCGCAAGATGAAGTTCGGCGTCTCCGAAGGCATGGTGCTGGCCGCCAGCCACGCCGACGAGACGGTGGACGCCGGCATCTACGTACTGGAGCCGTTCCCCGGCGCCAAGCCCGGCATGCGCGTGCGCTGATCCGCACTCCCGAGCCATGAAAAAAAGCCCGCAATCTGCGGGCTTTTTTTCAGGCGGCGGCGCGCCGGTCCTCGCGGGACGGGATCAATCCTTGCTCGGCGCCAGCGCCGGGTCGAGCGAGATGCGCTCGTCGAACACGAAGCACTTGCCGTCGAACCCCGGACCGCCGGTTTCCTCGAAGTATTTGAGGATGCCGCCGTCGAGCTGGTAGACGTTGTCGATGCCGGCCTCGTTCATGTAGATCGCGGCCTTCTCGCAACGGATGCCGCCGGTGCAGAAGCTGACCACGGTCTTGCCTTGCAGTTCGTCGCGGTGCGCCTGCACCGCCGCGGGGAATTGCGTGAAGCGGTCGATGCGCCAGTCGATGGCGTCGCGGAAGGTGCCTTCGTCCACTTCAAAGGCGTTGCGCGTGTCCAGCATGACCACGGGGCGGCCGCTGTCGTCGGCGCCCTGTTCCAGCCAACGCGCCAGCGTCTTGGCGTCCACGCCCGGCGCGCGGCCGGCCTCGGGCCGGATCGTCGGGTGATTCATGCGGATGATTTCGCGCTTGATCTTCACCAGCAGCTTGCGGAACGGCACCTGCGCACTGTGGCTGAACTTCACCTCCAGGTCGGCGAACCGGGCATCGCCGCGCAGGTCGCGCAGAAAGCCGTCGATAGCGCCGGCCTGGCCCGCCAGGAACAGGTTGATGCCTTCCTCGGCCAGCAGAATGGTGCCCTTCAGGCCGGCCGCGCCAGCCACGGCCAGCAGCCGGGCGCGCAGCTCGGGCAGCGCGTCCAGCGAAACGAATTTGTAGGCGGCGATATTGACGACGGAAGACATGGCAAAGCGGGGCGTTGAGCGGCGAAGGGCGTAATAGTAATCGCTGGACCGCGGCGCCCGCTTGCCACGGATCAAGCGCGGCCCGCCGAACCGCCTCAGCGGCGCACGATTTCCTGTTCCACCACCGTATCCAGCACCCAGCGCAGGCCCGAGGCGTCGGCTGGCCGGTTGGGGTCCCTGACCTCGACCACTCGCAGGCGGTAGCGGATGCCGGGCTGGAAATTGAAGCCGGTGATATCGCCATACCAGAGCTGCCAGGGCTGCGTCGGCGTATCGCGCACCTGATAGCACATGGCGCGCCCGGCGCCGGCGTTGCACGGCACGCGCTCGGCGTTGACGTAGACCAGCTTGGTCGCGCCCACCTGGCCGCCGGCGACGGGATCGAGGCGACGGCCGAAATCCAGCGTGTCGCCGTTGCTCAGCGCCCACGTCATGCGTCGCGGATTGCTGGTGTTGTCGAAGGACGTGGCGGTGATGCGCGTCAGGCCGGCCAGGAATTCCTGTTCGAGCTTCATGTTCACCGGCGCGCAGGCCTTCATCGTCGCCACCGGGTTGGACTGGATGATCAACTGGCCGTTGGCCACCGTATAAGGCGCGCTGTAGGTGTTGCAGCCGGCGAAGCCGGTCGCGCGGGTAGCGCCCTGGTCATGGATGAAGCCGATGGTCACAGGCACCGAATTGGATGACGGATGCGGGATCTCGCGCAACGCGCCGCCGGGGCGGGTCCAACGCGCCAGGTCCCAGTTGGTCTGCGCCAGCACGTCCGAGGCAGCGGCCGGCTGGAAGCGCGGGTCGCGCCCGTCCGCGGTGCGCGGCGGCGCCGCGCAGGCCGCCAGCGTCAAACCAAGCGCGCACGGCGCGATCCAGCGCCAGGCAGAGGACAAGGACATGGAAATCTCCCGCAAGAAACAAGGACCGCCCGCCGCGGCACGCTTGCCGGCGGTTTCGGGCAGCGCCCATTGTAGGCGCGCCCCGCCTTGCGGCCGGATGCCGCAAAACATACTGAAACACCTGGCCGGCGCGCGCGTTCAGGGAGTGGGCGGATCCTGGCGGCGCTCGAACTCCAGCACGTCGCCGCCGCGCAGGTTGAACGTCAGATGGCGCGGCGCGCCGCCGCTGTCCAGCGTGAACGTGTCGATGACGGTCAAGCCGCGCAGATAGTCGGCTTCCAGCGCGGCGCGCTCGGCCGGCACGCACGCCATGCGGGTGGCGGCGGGCGCGTCGATGGCCAGTTTGCCGCCCTGCAGCTTATAGCTGCCCTGGTAGCGGTTGCAGCCCGAGAAGCCCTCGGCGCGGTACTGCTTGCCCTGTGCCAGGAAGGTCAGGCGGATCGGCTCGCCATTGTCGCCATGCGGAATATCGCGCAAGGCCCCGCCCGCGCGTGTCCAGCGCACCAGTTCCCAGCTGGTCTGGGCCAGCGAGTCCGCGCTGCTGGCCGCGTTGGCGGCGGCGGCGCCCTCGGCGCGCGCGCCGCCGGTGGACCCGGCGCAGCCAGCCAACGCCACGGCCAGCACCCCGACGCCCAGCACCCGGCAACGCGAAGACAGGAAGGTAAACATCGACAGCACTCCTGAAAAGACACAACCTCGACTGTAACCGCCATGAGGCCAGCACGTCCCGTGCCTCCGCCCGACAGCCGAAGCCTAAAGCTGCACCCGCTCATCGCGCGCGCTACATCGCGCGCAGGGGGCCTGCATCGAATGCCGCATGGCGGGGCGCCGTCGCCACGCGCAGAATCGACTGACACTTCCCGACAGGCCGGGCGCGGATCGGCGCCCGGCCCGGGCAGCCATAACAACAATTTCCGGAGACACGGCGATGGGCATGTTGAGAACCTTGCTGGCGCTGTCCGTCGTGCTCGACCACCTGGGCGGCGGCGCCACCGACTGGCTGGTGGGCGGGCGCCTTGCCGTACAGCTTTTCTACGTGATCTCGGGCTTCCTGATTTCGTATGTGCTGACCGCCACCGACCACTATCGGGGCGCGCCGGGCAGGTTCTATGCCAATCGCGCCTTGCGCCTGTATCCCGTCTATCTGGCCGTGGCCGCGCTGACGCTGCTGGCGTACCTTGCAGGCGGTGGCGAGGCGTTCTGGCGCGTCTACGAAGACCTGCCGCTGTCCGCCGAACTGTTCCTGGCGGTGTCGAACCTGGTGATCCTGGGCCAGGACTGGCTCATGTTCTTCGGTATCGAACAGGGTGGCCTGGCCTTTACCGGCAGTTTTGTCCACAGCGAAGTGCCGCTGTACCAGGGATTGCTGGTGCCGCAGGCGTGGACGCTGGGCGTGGAAATGAGTTTCTACCTGGTCGCGCCTTTCGCGCTGCACTCGCCGCGCCGCTTGCTGGTGCTGCTGGTGGCCTCGCTGGCGCTGCGCGCGGCGCTGATCGCCAGCGGCATCGGCCAGGGCGATCCCTGGACCTACCGTTTCTTCCCAACCGAATTGGCGTTGTTCCTGCTGGGTTCGCTATCGCACCAGGTGCTGCTGCCACGCTGGCAGGCCTGGAGCCGGCGCGTTGCGCGGCTGCCGGAACTGGGCACGGCGTTGCTGTTGCTGTATGCGCTGGCCCATTTTTCCATTGGCCTGCCGCCCACCTTGCGCGATGGCATCGCGGTGTTGCTGTTCGCTGCGCTGCTGCCGCTGGCCTTCCTGTTCCAGTCACGGCACCGGCTCGACAAGGCGATCGGCGAACTGAGCTATCCGATCTACATCTGCCACGCGCTGGTCATCCTGTTCTTCGGCTGGCTGCTCGACGGCACCCAGGCGCGGCAGCCGGCGATGTTCATGGCGCTGGTGGTGGCCGGCTGCATCGGCTTGGCCGCGTTGCTCAACAGTCTCATCGCCGAGCCGGTGGAACGCCTGCGGCGGCGCCTGCGCGTGGACGCGCCGCTCGCAGGCGTGGGATCGGCGCCGCGCACCGTCAACCCGGCCGGCGTGGCGCGCGGCGCGGCGCCTCTGGACAGGGCGCCCGTCCGACACGCCGCGTCCGCCGGCGGCACGGTGGGGACTATTCGCCGCGCGCCTTGATGTAGGCGGCCAGCACCTGCTCGATCTGGCGCTTTTCCTGCAGGCTCAGGCGTGCATAGGTGGCGTACGACACCGTTTCGAACGGCCAGGGCGGCTGTTCAGGCGCGTCACCGGCGCCGGCGACGGACGTGGCATGGCCAGGATTGAGCATCGGCCCTTCGCCGGTGCTGAGCCACATGGGATTGACCCGCAGCGCGCGGGTCAGCTTGATGAGTGCATCGCTGGAAGGCTGCAGGCGCTGGCCGCTTTCGTAATTGCCGATAGCGCTTTGCGACAGGTTGCTCGCGACCGCCAAGTCCTTTTGTGTCCATCCCTGAAGCATTCTTGCGTTGCGCAGACGATGGCTAAACGTGTCCAATCGATCAACCTGAGACATTAATATGAATTTATTTATTTGATTAAAACATCTCAATACTGCCGCCAAATAAACGGATTGCACCCCAATTCCGTGGCTAATCCGTAAATCGCGGCGCCCTCCTCCCGGCCCCGTGCGGGCCCCTGCCCCGCCACCGCGAAACTGACCCGCGGCGATGCAAAAAACCCCTTTCTATCATCGGCTTGCGGTCGGCACGGCGCCATCCCGACGGCACCCGCCGCGCGCGGACGCGCGACGTTGGCGCGGGGTTAACGCCGGCCCGAGTTTATGGTTTTTCGGCGTGTGAAAATAGAAAATAATGTATCGGTAATACTTAATATCTTCAGGTCTCAACCACGCAAAACAAACAGCGTTCCAAGCGCCACGCGGAAATATGCCTCGCGTCAATTGTTACCACCAGAAACTACAGAAACGTATCTTCACAAAAAAACACGCCCGTGTTTAAATGAAACACGGGCGTGACTTCCATGCGGAATCGGATCATCGGCGGCCTGGGCGCAACGCGCTCGAGCCAGGCGCCGCCCCGGACCCCGACCGCGGCCTCAACCTGCCGCGGCCCACACGCTGGGCACCAGCCCAGACCTTCGCCCGCCACCAGACAACACCGCCAGATGCCGCCACATCATGGCGCAGCAAAGGGAGAGGGGCATGACACGCAACGCAGGCGCGGACGGGCATCCATGAACAACACACTGGATGTCATTTTTCTGGCCCAGGACGACGCCAGGCACGGCCGGCTGGTCCAAGCGCTGTCCCATCTCGGATTCAGCGTACGTCGCTGCCACGACCTGGCCGACGTCTACGACCGCTATTCCCGCCGCGCCTGCCCGCTGATCATCCTGGAAGCGCCGCTGCCCGATATCCACAACGCCGCCGTACGGTTGCGCGCCATCGACCGCAGCCTGGGCATCGTCGCCATCGCGCCCTTCGGCGCCGAGGAAAACCGCATTCGCACCTTGCTCTGCGGCGCCGACGCGTGCCTGCCGCCGGAGGTCACCGGCCTGGAGCTGGCGGCGGTGCTGCAGGCGCTGGTGCGCCGCGCGGTGGGCCTGGACCTGTCCGAACCGGTGGCCGAGCCGCCCCCCGACGACCCCCTGCAGGAAACCTGGCGCCTGGCCAACAAGGGCTGGACCCTCATCAGCCCCGCCGGGCGCAGCCTCGGGCTGACCACGGGCGAGCGTGATTTCCTGACCCGTCTGGTGAAGGCGCCCGACCGCAAGGTCAGCCGCGACGCGTTCTATCCCGACGGCGCCGAAGACGCCGACGGCGCCATCACGCGGCGCCGCTTCGTAGACGTCATGATCAGCCGGCTGCGGCGCAAGGCGACGGCCAATCACATGACCTTGCCGATCCGCGCGGTGCATGGCTGGGGCTATATGTTCGCGGCGGATATCGCGCTGGAACTGGATCCGCGGGAAGGAGGAGAGGAGAGTCGTCCGGACGGACAGGAGGCCTGGCGCCGCGACACCGCAGATGCGGGCGCGCCATCTTACTGATACGCTGGCGCCAGGAGCCTGGCGATGGGCGAAAAAAACGCGGCGCTGCCCCGAAGGTAAGACGCCGCGCTAAAACAACACGTGAGCCTGGAGTCATCAGCCGGCACTGATGCCTTCTACCTAGATCACGCGATTCCAACATTCGTGCCTCATACTACTCACGCACGGACTGGCCGTGAGCCCGGTTGGGGTCTCTAGTCCCCACCCAAGCTGCAGCGTGATAACGCCCGGGGATTTCGTCCGCCCTGGCAGCTGGCGGGCTCGTCGCCCGTATCAGCGGCGTTCCTCTCGGATAGCCGCGTGATGAAGGCAGTTTAGGACGTCGGGCGCAATTCAAGTAATTCTTTGTTGATAGCCTTCTATACATATTGGATATAGCAAGCCCCCGACGGGCGCCTATAGAATGCAGGCAAAGGATGCCCCTGCCATGCCCAATCCCCTGACCGGCCTCGCGCGCCGCCTGCGCCGTGTGATCTCCCTTGTGCCGCCCAACTGGTGTCTCGCCATCCTGGTGGCCCTGGACGGGTATGCCTTCATGCATCCGGTGCTGCGCGAAGTGCGGACGCGCGAGTATTCGTTCTGGCTGGCGCTGGACAACTGGCGGGACGTGATGCAGGTGGTCGGCCTGCTGGAGATCCCGCGGCTGGTGCTGGGGGTGGGGCTGCAGATCATCGCCCTTGGCCTGATCCTGAAGGCGCGCATCGCCTGGGCCTTCTCGCTGGTGCTGCTGATCGGCATCGGCACCTTCGCCATCCTGGGCGACAGCGGCCGCGCCGGACTCGGCATCTATACGCTGGTGCTGGTGGTGGCGCTGGTCGCCTATTGGCGCCGCTTCGATCGCGCCAGCGTCACGGCCGGCTCGCTGTTCGCGCTGGTCAGCATGGTGTCGCTGCTGATCTATGCGGTGTTCGGCACGCTGTACCTGGGCGAGGAATTCAATCCGCCCATCAAGGACGCGGCGACCGCCCTGTACTTTTCCATCGTCTCGATGTCGACGGTGGGCTATGGCGACATCACGCCGCACAGCAACGCGGCGCGGCTGTTCACCGCGTCGATTATCATTCTCGGCATCACCGTCTTCGCCACCTCCATCAGCGCGATCGCCGGCCCGGTGATCGGCGGCAACCTGAAACGGCTGGTCAAGGGCCGGTTTTCCACCGCCATGAGAAAAAACCACATCATCATTGCCGGCGCCACGCCCCTGGCCATGAGCGTCTACGACGGCCTGCGGCGCCGCGGCGACGAGGTCACGGTCATCGTGCCTGCCGGCGCGCCGCAGGAGTACCCGGCCGCCACCGACCTGATCGAAGGCGATGCCTCCAGCGTCGAGGTGCTGCGCAGCGCGGGCGTGACCCGCGCGCGCTATGTGCTGGCGCTGCGCGAGGACGACGCCGAGAAC from Achromobacter xylosoxidans includes the following:
- the apbC gene encoding iron-sulfur cluster carrier protein ApbC, yielding MSITIEHIRAALRGAQDPNTGLDLGVSVKDRDIQIDGGRVTVALELGYPADAVRDQVREIAVAALAGAGAPGAQVNVSWKVAAHAVQKGLKPLPNVRNIIAVASGKGGVGKSTTAVNLALALAAEGAKVGLLDADIYGPSVPTMLGVSGRPESLDNKSMEPLTGHGLQANSIGFLIDADSPAIWRGPMVTQALEQLLRQTNWRDLDYLIVDMPPGTGDVALTLAQKVPVVGAVIVTTPQDVALLDARKGLRMFQKVEVPILGVVENMAIHICSQCGHAEHIFGEGGGQRMAAQYGTPWLGSLPLTLAIREQTDAGTPTVVADPGSEAAGLYRGIARKLAAGVAALPRDMAGKFPSIVVQQPT
- the metG gene encoding methionine--tRNA ligase, giving the protein MSRTLFVTTALPYANGSFHIGHIMEYIQADIWVRSMRMAGHTVHFVGADDAHGAPIMLKAEKEGITPQALVARYAAERPQYLNGFHIRFDHWHTTDSPENVALSQDIYRALKAQDLIETRSIEQFYDPVKGMFLADRYIKGECPKCHAKDQYGDSCEVCGAVYAPTDLINPYSALTGATPVLKSSDHFFFKLSDPRCVEFLQQWTTGSNANGGKHLQPEMLAKTREWLGAEDGEAKLGDWDISRDAPYFGIEIPDAPGKYFYVWLDAPVGYLASLKSYCAVKGLDFDALLDPAGSTEQVHFIGKDIVYFHALFWPAMLKFAGRKTPDAVNVHGFITVSGEKMSKSRGTGISPLRYLELGMNAEWMRYYIAAKLNARVEDMDFNPEDFIARVNSDLVGKYVNIASRAASFITKHFDGALAYSGDTAALAAEYAAQAESIRAAFEAREYNRAIREIMAYADRINQAFDTAQPWVLAKGIATADEAQKAALQDICSRSLAGFKALSVMLAPVLPALAERVARELFAADADFTWADAAVLPQRVAPFKHLMQRVEPQMLEDLFEPPAAPAVIPGGEPLAETISIDDFARVDLRIAQIVNCEHVEGSTKLLRLTLDVGEGRHRNVFSGIKSAYQPEDLIGKLTVMVANLAPRKMKFGVSEGMVLAASHADETVDAGIYVLEPFPGAKPGMRVR
- a CDS encoding sulfurtransferase, with product MSSVVNIAAYKFVSLDALPELRARLLAVAGAAGLKGTILLAEEGINLFLAGQAGAIDGFLRDLRGDARFADLEVKFSHSAQVPFRKLLVKIKREIIRMNHPTIRPEAGRAPGVDAKTLARWLEQGADDSGRPVVMLDTRNAFEVDEGTFRDAIDWRIDRFTQFPAAVQAHRDELQGKTVVSFCTGGIRCEKAAIYMNEAGIDNVYQLDGGILKYFEETGGPGFDGKCFVFDERISLDPALAPSKD
- a CDS encoding META and DUF4377 domain-containing protein, which codes for MSLSSAWRWIAPCALGLTLAACAAPPRTADGRDPRFQPAAASDVLAQTNWDLARWTRPGGALREIPHPSSNSVPVTIGFIHDQGATRATGFAGCNTYSAPYTVANGQLIIQSNPVATMKACAPVNMKLEQEFLAGLTRITATSFDNTSNPRRMTWALSNGDTLDFGRRLDPVAGGQVGATKLVYVNAERVPCNAGAGRAMCYQVRDTPTQPWQLWYGDITGFNFQPGIRYRLRVVEVRDPNRPADASGLRWVLDTVVEQEIVRR
- a CDS encoding META domain-containing protein, translated to MFTFLSSRCRVLGVGVLAVALAGCAGSTGGARAEGAAAANAASSADSLAQTSWELVRWTRAGGALRDIPHGDNGEPIRLTFLAQGKQYRAEGFSGCNRYQGSYKLQGGKLAIDAPAATRMACVPAERAALEADYLRGLTVIDTFTLDSGGAPRHLTFNLRGGDVLEFERRQDPPTP
- a CDS encoding acyltransferase family protein, encoding MLRTLLALSVVLDHLGGGATDWLVGGRLAVQLFYVISGFLISYVLTATDHYRGAPGRFYANRALRLYPVYLAVAALTLLAYLAGGGEAFWRVYEDLPLSAELFLAVSNLVILGQDWLMFFGIEQGGLAFTGSFVHSEVPLYQGLLVPQAWTLGVEMSFYLVAPFALHSPRRLLVLLVASLALRAALIASGIGQGDPWTYRFFPTELALFLLGSLSHQVLLPRWQAWSRRVARLPELGTALLLLYALAHFSIGLPPTLRDGIAVLLFAALLPLAFLFQSRHRLDKAIGELSYPIYICHALVILFFGWLLDGTQARQPAMFMALVVAGCIGLAALLNSLIAEPVERLRRRLRVDAPLAGVGSAPRTVNPAGVARGAAPLDRAPVRHAASAGGTVGTIRRAP
- a CDS encoding helix-turn-helix domain-containing protein, which gives rise to MLQGWTQKDLAVASNLSQSAIGNYESGQRLQPSSDALIKLTRALRVNPMWLSTGEGPMLNPGHATSVAGAGDAPEQPPWPFETVSYATYARLSLQEKRQIEQVLAAYIKARGE
- a CDS encoding winged helix-turn-helix domain-containing protein, whose translation is MNNTLDVIFLAQDDARHGRLVQALSHLGFSVRRCHDLADVYDRYSRRACPLIILEAPLPDIHNAAVRLRAIDRSLGIVAIAPFGAEENRIRTLLCGADACLPPEVTGLELAAVLQALVRRAVGLDLSEPVAEPPPDDPLQETWRLANKGWTLISPAGRSLGLTTGERDFLTRLVKAPDRKVSRDAFYPDGAEDADGAITRRRFVDVMISRLRRKATANHMTLPIRAVHGWGYMFAADIALELDPREGGEESRPDGQEAWRRDTADAGAPSY
- the kch gene encoding voltage-gated potassium channel protein gives rise to the protein MTGLARRLRRVISLVPPNWCLAILVALDGYAFMHPVLREVRTREYSFWLALDNWRDVMQVVGLLEIPRLVLGVGLQIIALGLILKARIAWAFSLVLLIGIGTFAILGDSGRAGLGIYTLVLVVALVAYWRRFDRASVTAGSLFALVSMVSLLIYAVFGTLYLGEEFNPPIKDAATALYFSIVSMSTVGYGDITPHSNAARLFTASIIILGITVFATSISAIAGPVIGGNLKRLVKGRFSTAMRKNHIIIAGATPLAMSVYDGLRRRGDEVTVIVPAGAPQEYPAATDLIEGDASSVEVLRSAGVTRARYVLALREDDAENAFIVLAAKEAAGEQGARTVALVNTSKHLEKIRRVQPDLVFSVQLLGAELLTRAINGEPLDSQSITDLFFAKAAPQR